One Methylobacterium oryzae DNA window includes the following coding sequences:
- a CDS encoding GumC family protein — MRQSDLTAADAVEGPAFDLRDALAALFRHIRPALLILVAAILGAGIYLLLTPAEYTADAKLIIRLGREKAGAPLQGGANQNYMFSERAQNVNNEIEILRDPSIVRDEFATLKAITPTGDLGPPPADWTDWLIYQGRQAVRSAKAVKTWVVDTVRIPFEAVGLLRHLTPDEKLYEAYLAAFKVVFVKETDVILTGFTWTDPHFAAQALNRLLDAYKRRHVEVYADETPASFYQSKLERARADLAAIDAQLSTYLKGNNTASFEIEQQNDLGTLADLAKQKSAAQIEREVVETRLKRTREAGPDRWQPTPPDADPTVTAFDQRWADLRTKRAELAVRFRPTAPEFVSLDRDLAALARQKYQALLAADTAKLAILAEKIQSITGIEQTRRRAAIGQSDAALAYGRLTQQKGLLTDEITETQKRIDALKTGTGLDAQAVTSSALVARAVPPRLPSGPNRPLILGLAAGLGLLAALAYVALAEILAQTYRSASEVARSLRVPVLAAVPLQTGAAA; from the coding sequence GTGAGGCAGAGCGACCTGACCGCCGCCGACGCGGTCGAGGGCCCGGCCTTCGACCTCCGCGACGCCCTCGCGGCCCTGTTCCGGCACATCCGGCCGGCGCTGCTGATCCTCGTCGCGGCGATCCTCGGCGCCGGGATCTACCTGCTGCTGACGCCGGCCGAGTACACGGCCGACGCCAAGCTGATCATCCGTCTCGGCCGCGAGAAGGCGGGCGCCCCGCTCCAGGGCGGCGCGAACCAGAACTACATGTTCTCGGAGCGCGCGCAGAACGTGAACAACGAGATCGAGATCCTGCGCGATCCCAGCATCGTGCGCGACGAATTTGCGACGCTGAAGGCGATCACCCCGACCGGCGACCTCGGGCCGCCCCCGGCGGACTGGACCGACTGGCTGATCTACCAGGGCCGTCAGGCCGTGCGGAGCGCGAAGGCGGTCAAGACCTGGGTCGTCGATACGGTGCGGATCCCGTTCGAGGCGGTGGGCCTGCTGCGCCACCTGACCCCGGACGAGAAGCTCTACGAGGCGTACCTCGCGGCGTTCAAGGTCGTCTTCGTGAAGGAGACGGACGTGATCCTCACGGGCTTCACCTGGACGGACCCGCACTTCGCCGCCCAGGCGCTGAACCGGCTGCTCGACGCCTACAAGCGCCGCCACGTGGAGGTCTACGCCGACGAGACTCCCGCCTCGTTCTACCAGAGCAAGCTGGAGCGCGCCCGGGCCGACCTCGCCGCCATCGACGCGCAGCTCTCGACCTACCTCAAGGGCAACAACACCGCGAGCTTCGAGATCGAGCAGCAGAACGACCTCGGCACCCTCGCTGACCTCGCCAAGCAGAAATCGGCGGCGCAGATCGAGCGCGAGGTGGTCGAGACCCGGCTCAAGCGCACCCGCGAGGCCGGGCCCGACCGCTGGCAGCCGACGCCGCCCGACGCGGACCCGACGGTCACGGCCTTCGACCAGCGCTGGGCGGACCTGCGGACGAAGCGCGCCGAGTTGGCGGTGCGGTTCCGGCCGACCGCCCCCGAGTTCGTGAGCCTCGATCGGGACCTCGCGGCCCTGGCCCGGCAGAAGTATCAGGCGCTCCTCGCCGCCGACACGGCGAAGCTCGCCATCCTCGCCGAGAAGATCCAGAGCATCACGGGGATCGAGCAGACCCGCCGCCGGGCGGCCATCGGCCAGAGCGACGCGGCGCTGGCCTACGGCCGGCTGACCCAGCAGAAGGGCCTGCTCACCGACGAGATCACCGAGACCCAGAAGCGGATCGACGCTCTGAAGACCGGCACGGGTCTCGACGCGCAGGCCGTCACCTCCTCGGCCCTCGTGGCGCGCGCCGTGCCGCCGCGGCTGCCCTCCGGCCCGAACCGGCCGCTGATCCTCGGGCTCGCGGCCGGTCTCGGCCTGCTCGCCGCCCTGGCCTACGTCGCCCTCGCGGAGATCCTGGCCCAGACCTACCGCAGCGCGTCGGAGGTCGCCCGCTCGCTGCGGGTGCCGGTGCTGGCCGCGGTGCCGCTGCAGACGGGAGCCGCCGCATGA